The genomic DNA GTAGCATGATCATCCCTAAAAAGTTGCTCAACAGTAGCAAAATAGCACAACATGTTGTCTTTTGAATAttaaatttctaagaattttatatgtgtacacaatcatcatcaaaataaaatctatgttttctttccaaccaagtgtgttttgtgaagaaaagaaatctttaaaacttgtctaggtgaatgtggacaaaagaaaagaaatgtttataaacttgtctaggtgaatgtggcctaaaGAAAAATACACCCCATGTTTTTGTGTAATGATTAACGAAATAAAACATACATCATGAAAGATTATAAAAggaatcttatgcatatgcatctcgtgtagaagctaacatcGCCAACGGAATGTACGAGCTCATCCCGGAACGTGAAGAAGGATAGTAGGAGGGTGAGCTGAATGTGATCGAGGCAAACCAAGGCCCGAACCAAAGTTCAGAAAAGCCCAAGGCTGATTCAGggtaggaaggcaagccccggagcataaccttgttttctaaatttatacaatattCTTGTTACTTATGTGTGTGCATTAAGTCCATAGGAGTTGcattgaaaccctagttgcatgctcctagtacccatgttttgaatactagcatgttaggtCACTTAGTTGCtttgctaaatagggacacggtaaaagtcgagtgatttcttgtcactcgcgagatataggaattgcctgtttacttatgttggtaTCATAAGGTCGATGGGCGGGGCTTTGTGCGATGTTTCTGAAATTGTTGATGCCCCGTCTGCATAGAGgaaattgctaaggtcgaaacgtgtcagtgttcgtgatcaagtttttttgaacgtactaaacacatgttGAGAATATGGTAATCGATAAGCCTAGTACCTGGTTGAACCGGGGCGTGGACTttttccccgctctctctggaaacAGTTCCCTTGATGTGTTGGTACAAGTGCGACCACGGCACAACGTCATTCCAGGGACCGGTGgagccttgtatccaagggaagtgggccctggacACGCACCGGGGATCAATGGGAACCGTTGATAATGTGTGGACCCGTCGTGGTACATgcatgtcgtgtgtttaggtacaccttgcaaggttaagaaattggatTTGAATCGTCTGTTTCTCGCAGTTATTGAGACTGATTGACCACTAtactgcattgagtaagaagatgaacaatgatgatgctTAATGTTAATCGCTtattctaccatgcttgcttagaatagatgcttatctagaatggttaatcaactagaatttgataCTAAAACTTGAAATCAAGGACTCACTTTAGAAGattttggcaaaaacaacccCTCAGGCAAAAATcattgcatgtctaggagtcggtggattagataccacctatcgggtaagtcttgcgaagtattagtatactcagccttacttgtggctttgttttcaggtaatgaaaTTGATGCAATGGTTGCTAATTTGACTTGTCatgccagctccctccgggatggacggttgagtgggacacCTCCTCGGCGGGCAAGGACCATGGTGAGTGATGTTATATACGGCTTCaacatgatgtcatgtatcatCGTTAGATTATCGTTCCTTTCCGCTACACTTGAACTCTGAACCACTTTATGAATTGAACTCGAtttgtaataaataaatatggaCCTCTATGATGTTttcatctggattgttgtaatctctgggctcgTCTTCGTACGAgtatttgtatgcttgtttcgatctcAAATACATGGTTGCATCAGGAGAAACCTGACAGACTGCCATCTTGatccgattaaagtgtctgGTCGCAtttaaggtgatgtttagcacacttaagCCGGATTAATTttggtggttctgccacagaaaccctcccttctctctctgttCATAATGAGCTTGCCAAGTCATGACGTGTCATATAACTTAATGTACATGAAACCCGCATGACACCTCCAGTGAGACTGGCCTTAATTATATTGGACATGGACTCTCTGGCCTAGTCTAGATAGTTAaggtctgtttggtagagctccatctgattctgattctctttgagagctgattctctgagagaagtgataaTGTTGctaaaagtgattctctttgattctttagcataaactattaaaaataggatggagaatcacttcatagaatcaagagaagctacttttttccggCTCctagcctcttagttcatttcagagaatcacttcacagaatcagcagagaatcacttctctctggaAAACTATTTAGTAGAACTCCTGCTggattcagcagagaatcagctctcgGAGCTccgccaaacgcacccttagatCTTTAAGAAATCCAATGgtgtatattcttttttttattaacaTGGTAATTTCTAGACCCTCTCAACGAACGTGGTTGGTCACGTTCTCTTCCCAACGTTAGAGCACCGCCATGCAAGACGTCGTGATCATGTTGTGCTATGGAATTGTTTGTCTTACTATTCATGGCCAGCATGTATACCACGTGGGGCTATGCTACATGGCTGCTGCTTTGGCGGATCTCATGTTGTTGTTCCTCACAATGCAAGGTCTTGTGTTGCTCTTTGTCTGGACATCCTGCAGTCCCGTCGTGTCATCTCCTTCCATCTTCCTTCTGCTATGCTAGTTTCTCAATGCATTATAGTTAATGGATGCAAGCCCTCATCTCACATTTTCCCCGCAGTCTGAGGCTAAGCTTTATTTCAAGTTAAAGTTGCATTGTTGCACTTTATTCTTTATCAGAATAATTAGTCGAGTCAGTGGTAGagatatttcttttttttattattaacaTGGTAATTTACATGGGATCTTTGGTTAGTCTAGACCCCTCATAAAATTCAATCGTgtatatttttctcttttcactcTCTCCATGAACACTTTATCAATTTACATCATAAATAGCGAAAAGGGCATCTAGcttagtggttagagcacctgagtagtaCCCAGTACGCTCAGGTTCGACTTCCCGTGGAGGCGAATTAAACATGTCTGTAATAAAAACATTATAAAAAAGATAGATAGAGCCTTCCCCGGTCAAAAAATGTACATCATAAATATCCACAAATCTTCTTAGGTGGATACACGTGTCGCAACTGTAAGTTCGTTCAATGGTACTTGAAGACTTTCATCTGGTGCGCACTTTCATTTGTTGCTTCTTGATGCAATGGACACTTTAACATGCTACGTATATGGGAAATAAAGAAACCAagtctttctctttttttaactCTAAAGGGCCGTACCCTTCCGTTATAAGCTTCGGACTCTAGTtgtttgctttctttcttttttctgttacCGCAAGATGACGTTATTGAATCAAGATGACGTTATTGAATCAAATAACGGATGATTATACGTTTTTTTTAACGTGGGCACATGTCAAGCAAGACACGTATTAAGTTAGGAAaggaaattagatttttaaATAGTTCAggtttatatatatttattagtcATATTTGATATGGACTTTTTGGGATAGTCTTCAAAAAATCCAACGGTGTATATTCTTCTCCTTTTTAGATTAATATGGAAATTTCTATACCCTCTCTGCGATCGTGGTGACTTCTTTTAATACTATTGTATTGAGATAATAAATTGATTTGACtattaaggggctgtttggatacgaggtgctaaactttaacagtgtcacatcggatgttcggatgctaattaggaggactaaacatgagctaattataaaactaattgcagaaccttgtgctaattcgcgagacgaatctattaagcctaattaatccatcattagcaaatggttactgtagcaccacattgtcaaatcatggactaattaggcttaatagattcgtctcgcgaattataatccatctgtgcaattagttttgtaattagcttatgtttagtactcctaattagtatccaaacatccgatgtgacaggtgttaaactttaacaggtgtttcccaaacaccccctaaggaaGAGTCAAAGACATGGTTCGTGATAGTTGCTTGTAGGGCTGCCTCTCGCAACAGTGACGATTTAGTTAGGTTCTGTTTGGTTCTTTaatccctcctaaaattcctgtcacatcgaatgtttagatactaattagaagtattaaatatagattaattacaaaatcaattgcacagatggaggctaatttgcgagacgaatctattgagcctaattagtccatgatttgacaatgtgatgctacagtaaacatgtgctaatgatggattaattaggtttaatagatttgtctcgcgaattagcttccatctgtgtaattagttttataattagctcatatttagttctcctaattagccttcaaatattcgatgtgatatgaactTTAGtgcggactaaagatccaaatacTCCCGAGGCTTACGCAACACAATAGAGCATTAAATTGACGAAAGCCCATATTAGTTCTGGGCAATATCATTAGGGACCAGCAATAGTGTGTTAGGACAATTGTATCCCATTCTCGTGACCTCATCTATGTTTGCCGATTGACCTCCCAGTGGTCCTCCACCTGCCTCCTCAGGATCGAGTTccgattcatctcgcgatttagcttaggggttctactattagttttgtaattagttcatatttagtacttctaattagcatccgaacatccgatgtgacagggttaaagtttagcctctgatatccaaacatcccatCAGTTTTACTACATATTTTGGATCCATTTGGCATGATTCCTCTCGGCATCGCTGCCACCTGATCTGGCACCGCCGCAAAGAACCATTTGGCAAATCAAGGAGAAAATGGATTGAGAACCGTTGAAGCCTTTTTTTTTACCGGCTACGCCTGCTGCTACTATAGTAAGGAGCCGGTTTGGGAAGAATACACCGAGAGCGTACGATTCTCTTGTCTTGATCTCGTGTGAATTGTATAAATAAAGCGAAATAGACGAGGGTAAAAGAAATTTGAGAACGAATTTCAGGctagaattaaaaaaaatttcctcatATGTTACCATAAACAAAGCACAAGTTAAGTCCGATCATGTTGTAGTTGTGGTTGATTTGGACCCCCTATCTTGAATAGATGCAGTGGTTGCTGGTCCAGTGGTAAATTGGTAATCTCAGTTACGGATCCTGTGGTTGGAGAGGAGATTCGGAGATTTTATCTTCTCCTTAGAAAAAGCCAGTGTCGTCCTACCCACAGATCGAGTTTTTTAAACTTCTAGCCGACGAGCTGAAAGGTGCGTGGCTTTTCTTTATctagaaaaaatatctgccCACCGTAGAAAACCCCAAAGGTACATCCACCTTCCGCTAGAGGCCAGACcagtggcggagggaggggggggCAGGGGGGGGCCTGGCACCCCCTGACCCTGTCGGGCACCACCCATCAGGAGTGGACCTGGCACCCCCTGTGGCCTGGCCGGTTGGTCAAATATCAACTTCAATCTATCACGGTGGCAGTCACGAggagttggagttggagttggaaGCGGCATGGGCCTGGCTCCTGGCCGCCTGGGCACTGGCCCAATTAATAAATACACCTTTATTCCTGCCGCCAGACGCAGACGCCAATACCGAGTCGTCCAGTCGCTCCTCCGTTTGTTCTGTTCCttctcctgccgccgccgccgccagtcaaAAAAAAGACGAGGAATCAATCCAAGGATTCAAGGATGAGGCCAGCCATGCGCTGATGCGTAGCAGGCAGCAGCGTCTCCTGGATTTGTGGTTCGTTTGCGCAGCTTGTTTTCTCTTATCTTTATTTTTCTAGGTTATAAATCTTAggtattttttatttatgtgtTTCATGATGCACGTACAGTCGTACAGATGATTAatatgaagaagagaaagactATCAATAGTTTTTTTAAGCCGATTGGCTCAAGTGCTCCTGATCTAGAAGGGGAAACTCATAATGATCATGTACAAAATTCTAATAATCAGAGTAATGTTGCTGCTACCACTGAACCAATCGAAGCCGAGGTTGCCGAGCATCCACCAGTTATTGCTACTAGATTTGAGAGAGACCCTGGTAAACGTGTTCAGATATTGGAATTGTCAGCGGATCAACAAGATGAAGCTCGAAGATTTTATATTTCAGAGGGTCCATATCAACCTGTGTTGGCAGAGTACCCACTTAGTGAATTAGCTCATCGTCGTCGATTTCAGAGTAACTGGTTCAAGCAATTTACTTGGCTAGAATATTCACCTCATACAAACCGTGCTTACTGTCTgccatgttttttattttctaagaAGCCAATTGGGAAAGTTGGATCAGATACATTCATAGTAAAGGGGTTTCAGAATTGGAAGAAAGTTAATTGCGGAAATGAATGTTCTTTTCTAAAACATATGGGAGATGCCGGCTCAGCCCACAATTATTCTGTTCGGTGTTTTAATAATCTTAAGAACACAATGGCTCAAATTGACAATGTGATTGTTAAACAAAAAGAGATAATGGTTGCAAAAGGAAGACGAAGGCTTGCGACTACGATTGATTGCATTAGGTAATAAGATCAAATTCTCATGTCTTTGTGCAGTATTTAAATTTAACTTGCTTTCTTTATGTACTTATAGGTGGTTGACATTCCAAGGTTGTCCCTTTAGAGGCCATGATGAATCTCCAGAGTCAATAAATAGAGGTAACTTTATTGAAATGGTCAAGCTTTTGGCTTCCTATAACACGGAGGTTAATGAGGTTGTTTTGGAAAATGCTCccaaaaatgcaaaatacacttcaCCTGATGTCCAAAAGGAAATTCTAAGCATACTTGCTCGAAAAGTGCAGAAATCAATTAGAGAAGAAATTGGCAATAGCAAATTTTGCATAATGGTTGATGAAGCTCGAGATGAGTCCAAAAAAGAGCAAATGGCGATAGTCCTCCGATTTGTCAACAAGGAAGGCCTTATAAAGGAGCGTTTCCTTGATCTGATCCATGTTAGTGATACTACAGCTTTGACACTTAAAGAGTCAATTTGTGCTGTCCTCTCAGCTAATGGCCTAAGCATACAAGATATAAGAGGTCAAGGTTACGATGGGGCCAGTAACATGAGAGGGGAGTGGAACGGATTGAAAGCTCTAATTCTCAATGAGTGCCCATATGCATATTATATTCATTGCATGGCTCATCAGCTTCAGTTGGCCCTCGTAGCAGCATCAAGGGAGGTACATGAGGTACACAATTTTTTTCAGCATGCAAATTTCATCATAAATGTTGTTAGTACTTCTCCTAAGCGCAACGATGAGTTGCTAGCAAAACAAGCAGAGGAAATTGCCCATGAAA from Setaria italica strain Yugu1 chromosome VII, Setaria_italica_v2.0, whole genome shotgun sequence includes the following:
- the LOC111257840 gene encoding zinc finger MYM-type protein 1-like isoform X1; the encoded protein is MINMKKRKTINSFFKPIGSSAPDLEGETHNDHVQNSNNQSNVAATTEPIEAEVAEHPPVIATRFERDPGKRVQILELSADQQDEARRFYISEGPYQPVLAEYPLSELAHRRRFQSNWFKQFTWLEYSPHTNRAYCLPCFLFSKKPIGKVGSDTFIVKGFQNWKKVNCGNECSFLKHMGDAGSAHNYSVRCFNNLKNTMAQIDNVIVKQKEIMVAKGRRRLATTIDCIRWLTFQGCPFRGHDESPESINRGNFIEMVKLLASYNTEVNEVVLENAPKNAKYTSPDVQKEILSILARKVQKSIREEIGNSKFCIMVDEARDESKKEQMAIVLRFVNKEGLIKERFLDLIHVSDTTALTLKESICAVLSANGLSIQDIRGQGYDGASNMRGEWNGLKALILNECPYAYYIHCMAHQLQLALVAASREVHEVHNFFQHANFIINVVSTSPKRNDELLAKQAEEIAHEIELGELDTGRGANQISSLQRPGDTRWSSHYRSILSLKKMFGATVSVLRNIANDRSVSKYSRGDASGALRIIVTFDFVFILLLMEKIMKITDVLCQTLQKKSIDILNAVDSVSTTKVLLGELRDNGWEPLLEEVKLFCGKHEIDIPDLSKKYVDVTKSRNKNDNTTAFHHYKVDVFNVAIDQQLAELEDRFSSQATELLSLCASLDPRLDTFNIDNICTLVEKYYPADFSSQERAQLECQLPHFQIDVCNSPELKELSTLADLTSGLFKTGKYSSYPMVDRLLRLVLTLPVSTATTERCFSAMKLAKTRLRCTMGDGFLRDCLVIYIEKELAASISTDDIITAYDLAASRRAKFKLIDM